One Vicia villosa cultivar HV-30 ecotype Madison, WI linkage group LG5, Vvil1.0, whole genome shotgun sequence genomic window, TTCCATGGCATCTGTTACGTCGTCGGCGACAACATCGACACCGATCAGATCATTCCCGCCGAACATCTCACTCTCGTCCCTTCCAAGCGCGACGAGTACGAGAAGCTAGGTTCCTTCGCCCTAATCGGACTTCCCGATTCGTATTCCGTCCGATTCGTTGAACCCGGGGAGATTAAAACCAAATACTCAATCATAATCGGCGGTGCTAATTTTGGCTGTGGATCCTCCCGTGAACACGCGCCGGTTGCGTTAGGTGCTTCTGGTGTCGCTGCTGTTGTGGCGGAATCCTATGCAAGGATCTTTTTCAGAAACTCGGTGGCTACTGGTGAGGTGTATCCGTTGGAGTCAGAGACGAGGTTGTGTGAGGAGTGTCATACGGGAGATGTGGTCACGGTTGAGCTCGAGGAGAGTCGTTTGATCAATCATACGACTGGGAAGGAGTATCAGTTGAAGCCGATTGGAGATGCTGGTCCGGTCATTGAGGCTGGTGGCATCTTTGCTTATGCTAGGAAAACCGGCATGATTCCTACTCGATAAGGTATTGAGCTTTGTTGTTTGTTCTTTCTTTCTTGCATTTGTTTCTTAATTTTCCATTATAATGGTGCAAAAGTTCTTGAATCAAAGTGAGTTATGGATAATGATGAAGGGGATTCCATGTACTAACTTAACGGCATGAGAACCTATAGTTTTGTCACTTCATGTTGTTAATTTTAAGATTCAGTTACAAGAGTGGATTGACATTTAGAATAATAAATTCTCATTGGATGCATGTGTAAGGTTGGTTTGCATTGATAGAGCATCCCCTATAAAATCATATTAGATATGTGTGTTTGGGCGAGCATTTGGTAAAATTGGTTTTGTATGAGCTTGATGTGATACTATTAGTTTTGGCTGAAGTTTAGCTTGAGGTAGAATAATTCATATTTAGAGGTTTTTTTTTGCAAACTAGGTTTGTAGTGGAAGTTGCCAGCTTCGTTTTATTGGTCAAACTTGCTTTGTTTGCAAGATAAATTTCGATTTATAACAACTAAACATTTAACTTGTTTTTCCCATAACCATGTTTTCTTTCCTCAATAACCATTTTAGAAGTGCTCCACCATTCTTCCAATCATGATACTATATGTCACCTATGAAAATGATAAAAGTGTTTTTCTACTAAATGAGATTGGCTACCTTGGCCTAACAAAGTTGCAATGTTCTatttgaaattatatatatagtGATAGACCTTTTAAGTAAAACTTTTTGTGAACATTGATCAACCACCaccaatcaaaatcattttcacatGATAAAGAGAATTATTTGTGAACCTTAACCTAATAAAAAACACAGACAAATCTTCAAGATGAAAATTAAATGGAGGTGTTCAAAGCTTCAAGCTTTTTAGAGATAGTTCTTTGCAAATAGAAGGAACTTCTTCGACATACTCTTTTTCCATTGTTTTTCTATGGGGATTTATTTTTGAAATGAACTGTAAGCCAAAATTTTGATACCTGACTTTTACAGTTAAGTTACTATTCAGAACTTCTTCGACTCACTCTTTTTCCGTTGTTTTTCTATGGGGATTTCtttttgaaatgaaatgtaaACCAAAACTATGATACCTGACTTTTACAGTTAATTTACTATTCAGAACTTTAAGTCTGGaattaaaattgagtttttaggGTGGGTACCTGAATGCTTAAATGGGTTACCTAGCGAAAGAATGAGTTGTGGTAGTAGGATTATCATTTTTAAAATCACTCTAGACTCTAGAACTGTTTTCTTGTGCAAGACCTGCATTTGTGGCATTTTGCCTTTTGAATCTTTTTCTTATTAATTCACATGTGTCAAGTGAAGTCGTATAGTATATAGACATGCTATTGCTATGAGAATATGGATAGTAAACTTGATTTACTGCATATGCCCAGATTTTGTTAAACTTATACAGTTATAGCATTAGAAATCAACTTAGTTTGAAAGCTTTAAGCCTGTAACACGTTTTTACAAATGTAAGGAGAATATGAATACCACTAGGAAACTGACATCTTCCCACTTCATCATACTATAAATTTTAAATTGGATAAGCTAAAGTTTCATTTGCTTATAGCTTTTGAAagaagtatttattttcaaagttgTATAAAAATATTGTTCAGAGATATTACCTTAGCAAAAGTTTTTTTGTTGTTTGGTTACAgttataaaaacaattttattttgaaaggtagttataattacaacttttttcaagaaacttCTCAAATAGCATCTCAATAatccaagatttgattttttttcttccagATGTTGATTTTTTTATCTAATGTTTTTACAAACagctaaaaaatattaaaagtggtTTATTTCCATGTAAATAAGTTGAAATGAATGAGCTCTTAGTCTAGCAGTTATGTAGCTTTTAGGATGATATGATGGCAAGTTGTACAAGTTTGGGTTATTCTTCTGATCCAGTTGTGAGAATCAAATGTGGATTGCATGAATTGTCTTCACTGAGTCCTTGATAGTGTAGCATAGTTGTCAGCTAGGAGAATCCATATAAAGCCAGTTGCAATGTTTGTTCAAATTCAACTATGCAACAGTGCTATAGCACCACTATAGTGGCTAAATAGTGTAATGTAAAATAATATCGGTTTGAATCTTTTTCTTATTACTTCACATGTGCCAAGTCAAGTTGTATAGATATGCTGTTGCTATGAAATAAGGATAATAAACTCGATTTACTGCATAGACCCGGGTGTTAGTGTTATTAAACTTACACAATTATAGCAGTAGAAGTCAGTTTAGTTTGAGAGATTGGAGCCTGTAACATGTTTTTACAGATGTCTGGAGAATTAGAATACTATTAGGAAACAGATGTTTGCCTATTTCATCATAATATCGATTTTAAACTGGATTAACTAAGGTTCCGTTTGTTTAAGCTTTTGAAAAAGgtattttgaaagttttgttcaAACAACCTAAAGTTTTTAAAAGTGGTTTTTTCCATGTAAATAAGTTGAAATGAATGAGCTGTTAATCTAGAAGTTATGCAGCTTTCAGGGTGATGGCATGTTTTACAAGTTTGGGTTATTCTTCTGATTCTGTTATGAGAACCAAATAAGGATTGCATGAATTGTCTATACTGAATTCTTGATAGTGTAGCAGAGTTGTCAGTTAGGAGAATCCATAAAGTTCTGGAGTGTCTTGAGAA contains:
- the LOC131601177 gene encoding 3-isopropylmalate dehydratase small subunit 1-like → MSFFSATATVPQNLTFASSNKLSFSLSSSSSSTSSFNSLSFPSFQFNFCKSITTSPQITRAHAPPTPATTTTAASSFHGICYVVGDNIDTDQIIPAEHLTLVPSKRDEYEKLGSFALIGLPDSYSVRFVEPGEIKTKYSIIIGGANFGCGSSREHAPVALGASGVAAVVAESYARIFFRNSVATGEVYPLESETRLCEECHTGDVVTVELEESRLINHTTGKEYQLKPIGDAGPVIEAGGIFAYARKTGMIPTR